Proteins encoded together in one candidate division TA06 bacterium B3_TA06 window:
- a CDS encoding thymidine phosphorylase: protein MPISPYEFIRYKRLGKSADPKDIKEFIQGYLDASVADYQMSAWLMAVCFNGLSDAELFAYTEALIESGERFDLSEIPGCKVDKHSTGGVGDKVSLVLAPLVASCGVAVPMVSGRGLGHTGGTLDKLASIPGFCTDLSVDEFKRYLSKIGVAMMGQSVDLCPADGRIYALRDVTATVDSIPLIAASISSKKIAEGAQGLVLDAKVGSGAFMKDESKAEELAKTIVCVTGRFGVRTTALLTDMSQPLGRAVGNALEVAEAIDCLKGQGPDDLRKIVLELAAEMLLLAGRKDHEQARKEAEDALERGRALEKFQEMVKMQGGDPGIVDDLSLLPHAAHDIPVLAESNGVVQSVDTYRVGMLAVDLGAGRRHKEDLIDPAVGFTILKKIGDEVKQSEVLATVHASNASKGVRVGNELVNCFKIGDGSPNVPQLITKRIT from the coding sequence ATGCCCATCTCGCCCTACGAGTTCATCCGATATAAACGTCTAGGCAAATCGGCTGATCCCAAGGATATAAAGGAGTTCATTCAAGGTTATCTGGATGCTAGCGTCGCCGACTACCAGATGTCCGCTTGGCTGATGGCGGTGTGCTTTAACGGACTATCGGATGCCGAGCTTTTTGCCTACACTGAAGCACTTATAGAGTCTGGCGAGCGGTTTGATCTCTCGGAAATCCCTGGCTGCAAGGTGGACAAGCACTCCACCGGCGGGGTGGGGGACAAGGTGTCACTGGTGCTCGCTCCGCTGGTAGCTTCTTGCGGGGTTGCGGTGCCCATGGTCTCGGGCAGAGGGTTAGGCCACACCGGAGGGACGTTGGACAAGCTGGCCTCCATCCCTGGATTCTGCACGGACTTGAGCGTGGATGAGTTCAAGCGCTATCTTTCCAAGATCGGGGTGGCGATGATGGGCCAGAGTGTTGATTTATGTCCGGCGGACGGAAGAATTTACGCTTTGCGTGACGTCACCGCCACGGTTGATTCGATTCCGCTGATCGCGGCGTCTATATCGTCAAAGAAGATCGCCGAGGGGGCCCAGGGTCTAGTTTTGGACGCGAAGGTAGGCTCGGGCGCGTTCATGAAGGATGAAAGCAAAGCCGAGGAGCTGGCCAAGACGATCGTGTGTGTTACGGGGAGGTTCGGGGTACGTACCACCGCTCTCTTGACCGACATGAGCCAGCCGCTGGGCAGGGCCGTTGGCAACGCCCTGGAAGTAGCCGAGGCTATCGATTGTCTTAAAGGCCAAGGGCCGGATGATCTGAGAAAGATAGTGCTTGAACTCGCTGCCGAGATGCTGCTACTGGCCGGGCGCAAGGATCACGAGCAGGCCAGAAAGGAGGCAGAGGATGCCCTGGAGCGAGGCAGGGCGCTTGAGAAGTTTCAGGAGATGGTCAAGATGCAAGGAGGTGATCCGGGGATAGTAGATGATCTATCTCTCCTGCCTCATGCAGCTCATGATATTCCGGTCCTAGCCGAGAGTAACGGGGTTGTGCAGTCTGTAGATACCTATAGGGTCGGTATGCTTGCGGTCGATCTGGGTGCGGGAAGAAGACACAAGGAGGATTTAATCGATCCGGCGGTGGGGTTTACGATACTCAAAAAGATCGGTGATGAGGTCAAGCAGAGCGAGGTGCTGGCGACCGTTCACGCAAGTAACGCATCAAAAGGGGTTAGAGTCGGCAACGAACTGGTAAACTGTTTTAAGATAGGCGATGGAAGCCCAAACGTGCCCCAACTTATAACCAAGAGGATCACATAG
- a CDS encoding DNA gyrase subunit A yields the protein MDDSRMQPVYIEDEVRQSYLDYAMSVIVGRALPDIRDGLKPVQRRILYAMKELGLDPNKAYRKCATVVGEVLGKYHPHGDLAVYDALARMAQDFSLRYLLVDGQGNFGSIDGDPPAAYRYTEAKLQRLSLSLLEDLDKETVDFAPNFDGSRQEPEVLPAAFPNLLVNGAAGIAVGMATSIPPHNFSEITDALAAMIGEPGVSDEKLCEIVQGPDFPTGGLILGREGITQAYKTGRGKVTVRGRARFEEPKPGRQAIVITEIPYQLNKSQLIERIVNLARSKKLSDISDLRDESDREGIRIVIELKRGANREVVLNRLYQHTPLQSTYSMILLTISNLTPRIYPLKKILEEFLEFRYQSVRRRTSFELRKAEERAHILEGLKIALDNIDEVVGIIKKSKDTKIAKERLMERFKLSDVQSQAILDMRLARLTGLERGKIEAEYRELIKEIERLKSILASRTGVMAVITEELKELKKRFGDERRTEIRAEKPEEITLEDLISEEDVTITLTLRGYIKRTPVSGYRKQGRGGTGRGTIDLGKQDMVTTLLTGSTHDSILFFSNLGRAYLLKAYEVPEGSLTAKGRPIYQLFNLSEGERITQLLRVKEFTENAHVVVVTERGVIKRTPLKLLENTRRSGVIAITLKEGDRLQDVLLVEDGTDICLFSAEGQGIRFSTDEVRPMGRAAAGVRGIKLAEEDKLVAAVLVRKDVSLLFVTRNGYGKRMKFEEIRPIHRGGKGVRAIAVNEKSGLLVGVKVISEAGHAIIVTKHGTGIRIAAKQVKPLKRASLGVRLISLRAEDEVAEVAIVPEDEE from the coding sequence ATGGACGATAGCCGAATGCAACCAGTATACATAGAGGACGAGGTTCGCCAATCCTACCTCGACTACGCGATGAGCGTGATAGTGGGCCGGGCTTTGCCCGACATACGCGACGGCCTAAAGCCGGTTCAGCGCCGCATCCTTTACGCGATGAAGGAGCTGGGCCTTGATCCTAACAAAGCCTATCGCAAGTGTGCTACAGTGGTGGGTGAGGTTCTGGGTAAGTATCACCCTCACGGCGACCTGGCGGTCTACGACGCACTCGCGCGCATGGCCCAGGATTTCAGCCTGCGCTATCTGCTGGTGGACGGCCAGGGCAACTTCGGTTCCATAGACGGCGATCCGCCCGCGGCCTACCGTTACACCGAGGCCAAGCTGCAAAGACTGAGCCTTTCACTACTGGAGGACCTGGATAAGGAGACCGTTGATTTCGCGCCCAACTTTGACGGTTCGCGCCAGGAGCCGGAGGTTCTGCCTGCCGCCTTCCCCAACCTTCTGGTGAACGGTGCGGCCGGGATCGCTGTGGGCATGGCTACCTCCATCCCCCCTCACAACTTCTCAGAGATCACCGACGCCCTTGCAGCCATGATCGGCGAGCCAGGGGTCTCGGATGAGAAGCTCTGTGAGATTGTTCAGGGGCCTGACTTCCCCACCGGCGGTCTGATCCTGGGGCGCGAGGGGATAACCCAGGCCTACAAGACCGGACGTGGAAAGGTAACCGTACGCGGAAGGGCGCGATTCGAGGAGCCAAAACCCGGACGCCAGGCTATCGTCATAACCGAGATACCATACCAGCTCAACAAGTCCCAGCTCATCGAGCGCATCGTTAATCTGGCACGTTCAAAGAAGCTTTCAGACATCTCCGACCTGCGGGACGAATCAGACCGGGAGGGCATCCGCATCGTTATCGAACTCAAGCGAGGCGCCAACCGCGAGGTGGTGCTCAACAGGCTCTATCAGCACACGCCGCTGCAGTCCACCTATTCCATGATACTTTTGACCATCTCCAACCTGACGCCCAGGATATATCCCTTAAAGAAGATACTGGAAGAGTTCCTTGAGTTCCGCTACCAGAGCGTGCGGCGCCGCACCTCCTTTGAGCTTAGAAAAGCCGAGGAAAGGGCTCACATACTGGAAGGGCTGAAGATCGCATTGGACAACATCGATGAGGTCGTAGGGATCATCAAGAAGTCAAAAGATACCAAGATCGCCAAGGAAAGGCTGATGGAGCGCTTCAAGCTCTCCGATGTTCAGTCGCAGGCGATACTTGACATGCGGCTGGCGCGGCTGACAGGTCTTGAGCGGGGAAAGATCGAGGCTGAGTACCGGGAGCTGATCAAGGAGATAGAGCGCTTGAAATCGATCCTTGCATCGCGTACCGGGGTGATGGCGGTGATTACCGAGGAGTTAAAGGAGCTCAAGAAGCGCTTTGGCGATGAGCGCCGCACCGAGATCAGAGCCGAGAAGCCTGAGGAGATCACCCTTGAGGACCTTATCAGTGAGGAAGACGTAACCATCACCCTTACCCTGCGAGGCTACATCAAGCGCACGCCGGTATCCGGCTACCGCAAACAGGGCCGGGGCGGAACCGGACGGGGGACAATAGACCTGGGCAAGCAGGATATGGTCACGACTCTTTTAACCGGCTCGACCCACGACTCCATACTCTTCTTCTCCAACCTGGGACGCGCATATCTGCTTAAAGCTTATGAGGTTCCGGAGGGTTCGCTGACTGCCAAGGGAAGGCCGATATACCAGCTGTTTAACCTCTCCGAGGGCGAGCGCATAACCCAGCTCTTGCGGGTCAAGGAGTTCACCGAAAACGCCCATGTGGTGGTTGTAACCGAGAGAGGCGTTATAAAGCGTACCCCGCTCAAGCTTTTGGAGAACACCCGGCGCTCAGGTGTGATCGCCATCACCCTCAAGGAGGGAGACAGACTGCAGGATGTCCTTCTTGTGGAGGATGGAACCGATATCTGCCTGTTCTCAGCCGAAGGCCAAGGCATCCGATTCTCGACCGATGAGGTTCGTCCCATGGGCCGGGCCGCCGCAGGAGTGCGAGGAATTAAGCTGGCAGAGGAGGACAAGCTGGTCGCTGCGGTACTGGTGCGCAAAGATGTCTCGCTCCTCTTCGTCACCCGGAACGGCTACGGCAAGCGTATGAAGTTTGAAGAAATCCGACCTATCCACAGAGGAGGCAAGGGAGTTCGTGCCATCGCAGTAAACGAGAAATCGGGACTGCTGGTGGGCGTAAAGGTCATCAGTGAAGCCGGACACGCCATCATCGTAACCAAACACGGCACCGGTATCCGCATCGCCGCCAAGCAGGTGAAGCCCCTGAAGCGAGCAAGTCTGGGGGTTCGCCTCATCTCACTGCGCGCGGAGGATGAGGTGGCCGAAGTGGCGATCGTTCCAGAAGACGAGGAGTAG
- a CDS encoding cytidine deaminase, which produces MNKAPERIPWDHYFMKIAQLVAERSTCVRRKVGAVIVRDKHILTTGYNGAPKELPHCTQIGCLREELGIPSGERVEICRGIHAEQNALVQASRFGISLEGGTLYSSTQPCVTCAKLLINAGIVKILYLEGYADKLGKEMLSEAGVELEQLKFEE; this is translated from the coding sequence ATGAACAAAGCACCTGAAAGAATCCCGTGGGATCACTATTTCATGAAGATAGCTCAGCTAGTGGCCGAGCGCTCCACCTGCGTCCGCCGCAAGGTGGGTGCGGTGATCGTTCGGGACAAACACATCCTTACCACCGGCTACAACGGCGCACCCAAGGAACTTCCGCACTGCACCCAGATCGGCTGTCTGCGGGAGGAGCTGGGAATCCCCTCGGGTGAGCGGGTGGAGATATGCCGCGGCATCCACGCCGAACAGAACGCCCTGGTGCAGGCCTCGCGGTTCGGTATCTCACTAGAGGGCGGCACGCTCTACTCGAGCACCCAGCCATGCGTTACCTGCGCCAAACTTTTGATCAACGCAGGTATAGTGAAGATACTCTACCTTGAAGGCTACGCGGACAAGTTGGGTAAGGAGATGTTAAGTGAGGCGGGGGTGGAGCTCGAACAACTAAAGTTCGAGGAGTAG
- the rsmD gene encoding 16S rRNA (guanine(966)-N(2))-methyltransferase RsmD → MPRITAGEFKGRNLRYPEGARFRPTMDKVKEALFSIVAEEIIDARVLDLYAAAGGLGLEALSRGARQAVFVEQNPQACRHLEANIRALKVSDRTIVVRQDVRVYLKQSKFFATHIFCDPPYYYSLAKETLELLAKNPGVTTETLIILEHASDEEIAIPKGLELRETREYGETKLSFIGKKERRVK, encoded by the coding sequence ATGCCCAGGATAACCGCAGGCGAGTTCAAGGGACGCAACTTGCGTTATCCCGAAGGCGCGAGGTTCAGACCTACCATGGACAAGGTAAAGGAGGCGCTGTTTTCTATAGTTGCCGAAGAGATTATCGACGCACGTGTGCTCGATCTTTATGCGGCAGCTGGGGGACTGGGATTGGAGGCGCTCTCACGTGGGGCAAGACAGGCGGTGTTCGTGGAGCAGAACCCCCAGGCGTGCAGGCATCTTGAGGCAAATATCCGAGCCCTTAAGGTGTCTGACCGCACCATAGTGGTTCGGCAGGACGTTCGCGTCTACCTCAAGCAATCGAAGTTCTTCGCCACCCATATCTTCTGCGACCCACCCTATTATTACAGCCTGGCCAAAGAGACCCTCGAGCTTCTTGCAAAGAACCCGGGTGTGACCACCGAAACCTTAATCATCCTCGAACACGCCTCAGATGAGGAGATAGCCATACCAAAGGGCCTTGAACTGAGAGAAACAAGGGAATACGGGGAGACCAAGTTGAGCTTCATCGGCAAGAAAGAAAGGAGGGTAAAGTGA
- a CDS encoding pantetheine-phosphate adenylyltransferase gives MRIAIYPGTFDPITYGHLDVIKRALSLCDKLVVAVADRREKAPLFSAEERAELIREVLADEPRVETEAFSGLLTEFAKSKNANFLIRGLRAVSDFDYELQMALTNRNLAPEIETIFLMPAENYIFISSSLAKEIARLGGDVSELVPPAVEKALHECFAGND, from the coding sequence GTGAGGATTGCGATCTATCCAGGCACCTTTGATCCCATAACCTACGGACATCTTGATGTTATCAAGCGCGCGCTCTCTTTATGCGATAAGCTCGTGGTGGCAGTGGCCGATCGCAGGGAGAAGGCCCCGCTCTTTTCGGCAGAAGAACGCGCCGAGCTGATACGAGAGGTGCTTGCCGACGAGCCTAGGGTGGAGACAGAGGCGTTCTCCGGCCTTCTTACCGAGTTCGCCAAATCCAAGAATGCAAACTTCCTGATCCGCGGGCTTCGAGCAGTATCCGATTTCGACTACGAGCTGCAGATGGCATTAACCAACCGCAACCTCGCCCCTGAGATAGAGACCATCTTCCTCATGCCTGCCGAGAACTACATCTTCATCTCCTCATCGCTTGCAAAGGAGATCGCCCGTCTTGGCGGAGACGTTTCCGAGCTTGTGCCGCCGGCGGTCGAGAAGGCCTTACACGAGTGCTTCGCGGGCAACGACTGA
- a CDS encoding HslU--HslV peptidase ATPase subunit, with protein sequence MFTPSQIVRELDRYIIGQDAAKRAVAIALRNRWRRQRVSGPLRDEIYPNNIMMIGPTGVGKTEIARRLAQLAEAPFVKVEASKFTEVGYVGRDVESMIRELVEIAVKMVREEQTLKVQAKAEEHARERVVDLLLPSMPQPREGEPDTRAETRAKLRKMLDSGRLDERTVEINTSREPAGLFDLFRMSGMDEVNVELQDMLQNALPRKQKTRRATVKEALRILIQEEAAKLVDMEEVTRLAKQRAENSGIVFIDEIDKIAVGEGTRGHAGPDVSREGVQRDLLPIIEGSNVSTKYGLVRTDHILFIGAGAFHKTKPSDLIPELQGRMPIRVELDSLTKEDFERILTEPETALVKQYQALVETENTKLSFTKDGIVAVAEIAALVNERSENIGARRLHTVMTTLLEDYLYNLPESGERAIKITGKAVRAKLDAIVADEDLSQYIL encoded by the coding sequence ATGTTCACGCCGTCGCAGATAGTCAGAGAGCTTGACCGCTACATCATCGGTCAGGATGCGGCCAAGCGCGCGGTGGCCATAGCGCTCAGAAACCGCTGGCGCCGACAAAGGGTCTCCGGACCCTTACGTGACGAGATATATCCCAACAACATCATGATGATCGGCCCAACCGGCGTGGGCAAGACCGAGATCGCCCGACGTCTGGCCCAGCTGGCAGAGGCACCGTTCGTCAAGGTCGAGGCCTCCAAGTTCACCGAGGTCGGATACGTGGGCCGGGACGTTGAGTCCATGATACGCGAGCTTGTCGAGATCGCGGTCAAGATGGTCAGGGAAGAACAGACCCTAAAGGTCCAGGCCAAGGCTGAAGAGCACGCACGGGAGAGGGTGGTCGACCTCCTCTTACCCAGCATGCCACAACCCAGGGAGGGCGAACCGGACACTCGCGCCGAGACCCGTGCCAAGCTCAGAAAGATGCTTGATTCAGGCAGGCTGGATGAACGCACGGTGGAGATCAACACCTCACGTGAGCCCGCAGGACTCTTCGACCTCTTCCGCATGAGCGGCATGGACGAGGTCAATGTCGAGCTTCAGGATATGCTTCAAAACGCCCTGCCGCGCAAGCAAAAAACGCGCCGCGCAACCGTAAAGGAGGCCCTAAGGATACTTATCCAGGAGGAGGCGGCCAAGCTTGTAGATATGGAAGAGGTAACCCGGCTGGCCAAGCAGCGTGCCGAGAACTCGGGGATCGTCTTTATAGACGAGATAGACAAGATCGCGGTGGGCGAGGGCACGCGGGGGCATGCAGGACCGGACGTATCGCGCGAGGGCGTGCAGCGAGACCTTTTGCCCATCATAGAAGGATCAAACGTATCCACAAAGTACGGGCTGGTTCGCACCGATCATATCCTTTTTATCGGTGCGGGTGCTTTCCACAAGACCAAGCCCTCGGATCTGATCCCCGAGCTTCAGGGCCGCATGCCCATAAGGGTGGAGCTTGACTCCTTGACCAAGGAGGATTTCGAGCGCATTCTGACCGAGCCTGAGACAGCGCTCGTAAAGCAGTACCAGGCTCTGGTCGAGACCGAGAACACAAAGCTTAGCTTCACCAAGGATGGCATCGTGGCCGTGGCGGAGATCGCGGCACTGGTTAACGAGCGTTCTGAGAACATAGGCGCGCGCCGGCTGCACACGGTGATGACTACCTTATTGGAGGATTATCTCTACAACCTGCCGGAGTCGGGCGAGCGGGCGATTAAGATCACTGGCAAGGCCGTTCGCGCCAAGCTAGACGCCATCGTCGCCGACGAGGACCTGAGCCAGTACATTCTGTAA
- a CDS encoding twitching motility protein PilT: MEHVLIDTNVLSYIFKNDTRSSSYLPYLSSDKLLAVSFQTVAELYLWAEKQSWSNPKINELQNLLQKFIIVLYDNKLAHIWAGIVATRERIGTPISCADAWVASCALRHSATLITHNRKDFENIPKLKVISH, from the coding sequence GTGGAACACGTTCTGATCGACACCAACGTACTCTCTTACATCTTTAAAAATGATACCAGAAGTTCTTCCTATTTGCCATACCTTTCATCCGACAAACTCCTCGCTGTTTCTTTCCAGACTGTAGCTGAGCTATACCTTTGGGCAGAAAAGCAATCTTGGTCGAACCCCAAAATCAATGAACTGCAAAACCTGCTCCAGAAATTCATCATTGTCCTTTATGATAACAAACTAGCACATATTTGGGCCGGAATTGTCGCTACACGAGAAAGAATCGGCACGCCTATTTCTTGCGCTGATGCATGGGTAGCTTCCTGCGCTTTACGACACTCCGCAACGCTCATTACACATAACAGAAAAGATTTCGAAAATATTCCTAAACTTAAGGTTATTTCCCACTAA